Proteins encoded by one window of Oculatellaceae cyanobacterium:
- a CDS encoding response regulator: protein MTNNQYTNDFSMLDIFRMETENQATILTNNILAIESNSNLAETLESLRSAARSIKGAAKIVQIQPAIAVAYALETCFVAAQRGIALTADNINVLLQAVDLLVWIAQVEEAEQDTWLSEHQLEVESTLAAIAAISVQQPTNPTPLLEGETIADVSPQPIAEDGEPSPTPSPEVTDLIPTTSLSASFNLSDLSMLHLFRMEAESQAAVLNEGLLALETNPNANEALESSMRAAHSIKGAARIVGLDAAVKLAHIMEDCFTAAQKGEISLTSDDIDILLQAVDVLLRLSQVSETQAGSWLTEHYSEIETLVAAISVILKGQELPTNFVQPLIVQDTSLEDIPVLPPANLPAIEPAVASEVKTELLSPSFTPPNSPTKSQIPNSKSTRVVRVSAENLNRLMGLAGESLVEANWLQPFADSLMKLRSKQAEVASLLEKLQESLGELPANQASAEHLSAARQKANECRQVLGDRMGELEQFARRSANLSDRLYREVIASHMRPFADGVQGFPRMVRDLARQLGKQVKLEIIGKSTQVDRDILEKLEAPLTHILRNALDHGLEMPEERIAAGKPATGTVRIEASHRAGMLLIAVSDDGHGVKLEELRQKIVAKNMIGADMAAQLTEAELMEFLFLPGFSTASKITEVSGRGVGLDVAQSMVQEVGGVLRAVSQRGSGMSFYLQLPLTLSVIRTLLVEISGEPYAFPLTRIERILMLPQSAIAIAENRQYFTLDHQNIGLVAAHQVLELDETALNSEALSVVIISDRLNRYGVVVDKFLGERKLVVRPLDARLGKVKDISAAALMEDGTPVLIIDVEDIIRSIDNLLTNGQINKVSNSLDSVVNKTAKRILVVDDSITVREMERKLLENRGYEVEVAVNGMDGWNALRTGHYNLVVTDIDMPRMNGIELVSHIKNNHNFKNIPVIIVSYKDREEDRIRGLEVGANYYLTKSSFHDDTLLKAVNDLIGEAV, encoded by the coding sequence ATGACTAATAATCAATATACAAACGATTTTTCCATGTTGGATATATTCCGCATGGAGACGGAAAACCAAGCTACTATATTGACCAATAATATATTGGCAATAGAAAGCAACTCCAACCTTGCCGAAACCCTAGAATCCTTAAGAAGCGCCGCACGTTCAATTAAAGGTGCTGCCAAGATCGTACAAATACAGCCTGCGATCGCAGTTGCCTATGCCTTAGAAACTTGCTTTGTTGCTGCCCAAAGAGGAATAGCTTTAACAGCAGACAACATCAACGTACTGTTGCAAGCAGTAGATTTATTAGTGTGGATTGCTCAAGTTGAGGAAGCGGAGCAAGATACTTGGCTATCAGAGCATCAACTAGAGGTTGAAAGCACGTTAGCAGCGATCGCAGCTATCTCAGTTCAACAGCCAACCAACCCGACTCCACTACTAGAAGGAGAAACCATTGCAGATGTATCGCCTCAACCCATAGCAGAGGACGGTGAACCTTCTCCAACACCCTCTCCTGAAGTAACAGACTTAATTCCTACAACTTCATTGTCTGCCAGCTTTAACCTCAGCGACTTATCCATGCTGCACTTATTCCGCATGGAAGCTGAATCGCAAGCCGCAGTTTTGAATGAAGGTTTGCTGGCGCTGGAAACCAATCCTAATGCTAACGAAGCGCTCGAATCCTCAATGCGAGCCGCCCATTCCATTAAAGGTGCAGCGCGAATTGTCGGGCTTGATGCCGCCGTCAAACTCGCTCACATCATGGAAGACTGTTTTACCGCCGCTCAGAAAGGCGAAATCTCTCTAACGTCAGATGACATTGACATTCTTCTGCAAGCTGTAGACGTACTTCTGCGACTCTCGCAAGTTTCTGAAACCCAAGCAGGCAGTTGGCTGACAGAACATTACTCAGAAATTGAAACCCTAGTTGCAGCAATATCGGTAATCTTAAAAGGTCAGGAATTACCAACCAATTTCGTACAGCCATTAATAGTACAGGATACTTCTCTAGAAGATATCCCTGTTCTGCCACCTGCCAACCTTCCCGCCATCGAACCTGCGGTCGCCTCTGAAGTAAAAACAGAATTGCTCTCGCCCAGTTTTACCCCCCCTAATTCCCCTACCAAATCTCAAATCCCCAATTCCAAATCAACACGGGTAGTGCGGGTAAGTGCAGAAAACTTAAACCGCTTAATGGGTTTAGCAGGCGAATCTCTAGTCGAGGCAAATTGGCTTCAGCCGTTTGCAGATTCGTTGATGAAACTGAGAAGCAAACAAGCAGAAGTAGCAAGCTTACTAGAAAAACTCCAAGAATCCCTCGGTGAGTTGCCCGCAAATCAAGCTTCTGCCGAACATCTCAGTGCGGCACGGCAAAAAGCCAACGAATGCAGGCAAGTTCTAGGCGATCGCATGGGGGAATTAGAACAGTTTGCTCGTCGTTCCGCCAATCTTTCGGATCGCCTCTATCGAGAAGTAATTGCCAGCCATATGCGCCCCTTTGCTGACGGTGTGCAAGGTTTTCCTCGCATGGTGCGAGATTTAGCCAGACAACTCGGCAAGCAAGTCAAGCTAGAAATTATTGGTAAATCCACCCAAGTAGACCGAGATATTCTGGAAAAGCTAGAAGCGCCGCTTACCCATATTCTCCGCAATGCCCTCGATCACGGTCTTGAGATGCCCGAAGAACGAATCGCAGCCGGAAAACCTGCCACAGGAACGGTGCGGATCGAAGCATCTCATCGCGCTGGAATGTTACTAATTGCCGTTTCTGACGACGGACACGGCGTGAAATTAGAAGAATTGCGCCAAAAAATCGTCGCCAAAAATATGATCGGTGCAGATATGGCAGCACAACTAACCGAAGCCGAACTAATGGAGTTTCTGTTTCTCCCTGGCTTTTCCACCGCCAGCAAGATCACAGAAGTTTCTGGGCGCGGCGTTGGTTTGGATGTTGCTCAAAGCATGGTACAAGAGGTGGGCGGTGTGCTGCGTGCCGTGTCCCAGCGAGGTTCCGGCATGAGTTTTTACTTGCAATTGCCGCTAACCTTATCGGTAATTCGCACTTTGTTAGTAGAAATATCGGGCGAACCTTATGCTTTCCCACTGACGCGGATCGAAAGGATTTTAATGCTTCCTCAAAGCGCGATCGCGATTGCAGAAAATCGTCAATACTTCACTTTAGATCATCAAAATATTGGCTTAGTTGCCGCTCATCAAGTTCTAGAATTAGATGAAACTGCCCTCAATTCCGAAGCATTGTCAGTCGTCATCATTAGCGATCGCTTGAATCGTTATGGCGTAGTCGTAGATAAATTTTTAGGAGAACGTAAATTAGTTGTTAGACCTTTAGATGCACGTTTAGGTAAAGTTAAAGATATTAGTGCAGCAGCATTAATGGAAGACGGTACGCCTGTTCTGATTATTGATGTTGAAGATATAATTCGCTCAATTGATAATCTTCTAACTAATGGTCAAATTAACAAAGTTAGCAATAGTCTTGATAGTGTTGTCAACAAAACTGCTAAACGCATTCTCGTAGTTGACGATTCCATCACTGTCAGAGAAATGGAGAGAAAATTATTAGAAAATAGAGGCTACGAAGTTGAGGTAGCAGTTAATGGCATGGATGGCTGGAATGCTCTACGCACTGGACATTACAACTTGGTTGTAACTGATATAGATATGCCTCGGATGAATGGAATTGAGCTAGTCAGTCATATTAAAAATAATCACAATTTTAAAAATATTCCTGTCATTATTGTTTCTTACAAAGACAGAGAAGAAGACCGGATTCGCGGCTTGGAAGTAGGCGCAAATTATTACTTAACTAAAAGTAGTTTCCACGATGATACACTATTAAAAGCAGTAAATGATTTAATTGGCGAAGCAGTATAA
- a CDS encoding methyl-accepting chemotaxis protein — translation MFNNLNFRNRILSGYAIPIVLILAFSSLVYQTAYQTLNTLQKVDISQSTLLGTDDMILRIALMDRQVRGYLLIPTDDRLTKFDDEKNIFQQDVQEIKNLIEDEQQKERFFRMLELFDQYNALGQNTFRLRKESNNNEVVVNYLRDYRKIIGEFEQLNEKFNQRQQQILAQNTRSTKANMYLLISSSVWIVIICVIVAAVVSYLITKPLVKGIKKAVMISQHIAEGDLSKSIETSNNKHEIGKLMTAFKAMNQNLNLLISQAQQSGITVTSSATQIAASGKQLEATVTEQVASTNEVVATAKEIAVTAAQLVQTMEEVTNMSQDTAIAASSGQKELVRMETTMQQLTDATSSISTRLGVISEKANNINTVITTITSVANQTNLLSLNAAIEAEKAGEYGLGFAVVAREIRRLADQTAVATLDIETMVKEMQSAVSTGVMEMDKFTKEVSRSVEDVQNISIQTGQIIEQVQSLLPRFQVVNEGMEAQSQGAGQISETMIQLSETSSQTADSLREINRAIAQLNAAAHGLRTEISRFKVNKENS, via the coding sequence ATGTTTAACAATTTAAATTTTAGAAATCGCATTTTATCTGGATATGCAATTCCTATAGTATTAATTTTGGCATTTAGTAGTTTAGTTTATCAAACTGCATATCAAACATTAAATACTTTACAAAAAGTAGATATTTCTCAATCAACTCTTCTAGGCACGGATGATATGATTTTGAGAATTGCCTTGATGGATAGGCAAGTTCGGGGATACCTACTCATTCCAACTGACGATCGCTTAACTAAATTTGATGATGAAAAGAATATTTTTCAACAAGATGTCCAGGAAATAAAAAATTTAATTGAAGATGAGCAACAGAAAGAAAGATTTTTTAGAATGCTGGAACTATTCGACCAGTATAATGCTTTAGGGCAAAACACCTTCCGTCTTAGAAAAGAGTCAAATAACAATGAAGTCGTAGTTAATTACCTGAGAGATTATAGAAAAATTATTGGTGAATTCGAGCAATTAAATGAAAAATTTAATCAGCGTCAACAACAAATACTTGCTCAAAATACTAGAAGTACCAAAGCAAATATGTATTTATTGATTTCATCATCAGTTTGGATTGTAATCATATGCGTTATTGTTGCTGCTGTAGTTTCATATTTAATTACCAAACCCCTGGTCAAGGGGATTAAGAAAGCAGTCATGATATCACAACATATTGCTGAAGGAGACTTGAGCAAATCAATTGAAACAAGCAATAATAAACATGAAATTGGCAAATTAATGACTGCTTTTAAAGCCATGAATCAAAACTTAAATTTATTAATTAGTCAAGCACAGCAATCTGGTATTACAGTTACTTCTTCTGCTACCCAAATCGCTGCATCAGGCAAACAATTAGAAGCTACAGTTACAGAACAAGTTGCATCAACTAATGAAGTAGTAGCTACCGCCAAAGAGATAGCCGTCACGGCTGCCCAATTAGTACAAACTATGGAAGAAGTTACCAATATGTCCCAAGATACGGCAATTGCTGCTAGTAGCGGTCAAAAAGAGTTAGTGCGGATGGAAACAACCATGCAGCAGCTAACAGATGCTACCAGTTCTATTTCCACAAGATTGGGAGTAATTAGCGAAAAAGCTAATAATATTAATACTGTTATTACAACTATTACCTCCGTAGCCAATCAAACTAATTTACTCTCGCTTAATGCTGCCATTGAAGCAGAAAAAGCCGGAGAATACGGTTTAGGTTTTGCTGTTGTAGCTAGAGAAATTAGACGGCTAGCCGACCAAACTGCTGTCGCTACCCTAGATATTGAAACAATGGTAAAAGAAATGCAATCAGCCGTTTCGACTGGGGTAATGGAAATGGATAAATTTACCAAAGAAGTCAGCCGAAGTGTAGAAGATGTCCAGAATATTAGTATTCAAACCGGACAAATAATCGAGCAAGTTCAATCGCTGCTGCCGCGCTTTCAAGTGGTAAATGAAGGTATGGAAGCGCAATCTCAGGGAGCGGGGCAGATTAGCGAAACTATGATTCAGTTGAGCGAAACATCATCGCAAACGGCAGATTCTCTGCGCGAAATTAATCGAGCGATCGCACAATTAAATGCAGCAGCACATGGTTTGAGGACAGAAATATCTCGGTTTAAAGTAAATAAGGAAAATAGCTAA
- a CDS encoding chemotaxis response regulator protein-glutamate methylesterase: protein MRIAIVNDMQMAIEALRRVLITVPDYEIAWIARDGAEAVTKCAADTPDVILMDLFMPCMGGAEATRRIMNESPCAIVMVTTTVNGNSSGVFEAMGYGALDAVNTPILGSRDNYGEGGAELLAKVATIRKLLGKSLKSTSQKSAAILPPKPAFRSRSIPPLVVIGASTGGPKALATILSQFPASFNAAIVVVQHVDVQFAPSLISWLNQQTPLTVELAQTGCPLTVGKVAIAGSNDHLILNSNLTFNYTPDPINTPYRPSVNTFFSSVAANYPGQGVGILLTGMGKDGGEGMSLLRAAGWHTIAQNKATCVVYGMPKAAVDLGAAVEVLPLEAIAAACIRAIDFPRSHLDRSRR, encoded by the coding sequence ATGAGAATTGCCATTGTCAATGATATGCAGATGGCGATCGAGGCATTACGGCGCGTCTTAATAACAGTACCGGATTATGAAATTGCCTGGATTGCTCGCGACGGTGCGGAAGCTGTAACGAAATGTGCGGCGGATACTCCAGATGTAATTTTGATGGATTTATTTATGCCGTGCATGGGTGGGGCAGAAGCAACCCGCCGGATTATGAACGAATCTCCCTGCGCGATCGTCATGGTTACTACTACCGTTAACGGTAATTCTTCTGGAGTTTTTGAAGCAATGGGATATGGGGCATTAGATGCAGTAAACACCCCCATTTTAGGTTCCAGAGATAACTATGGTGAAGGCGGTGCGGAATTATTAGCTAAAGTCGCCACAATTAGAAAATTGTTGGGGAAATCGCTCAAATCAACCAGCCAAAAATCCGCAGCGATATTGCCGCCGAAACCCGCTTTTCGGTCTAGATCTATTCCTCCCCTAGTCGTTATTGGTGCTTCTACAGGTGGCCCAAAGGCACTAGCAACTATTCTTTCTCAATTCCCAGCTAGTTTTAATGCCGCGATTGTAGTTGTGCAGCACGTTGACGTGCAATTTGCCCCTAGCTTAATTAGTTGGTTAAATCAACAAACGCCCCTAACAGTCGAATTAGCTCAGACTGGTTGCCCTTTAACAGTCGGTAAAGTGGCGATCGCAGGCAGCAACGACCACTTAATCTTAAACTCAAATCTGACCTTTAATTACACCCCCGACCCGATCAATACTCCCTATCGTCCTTCTGTGAATACTTTTTTTAGCAGCGTTGCCGCCAACTATCCAGGTCAAGGAGTAGGAATATTATTGACGGGCATGGGTAAGGACGGTGGAGAAGGTATGAGCCTATTAAGAGCGGCTGGTTGGCATACAATTGCTCAAAATAAGGCAACTTGCGTTGTTTACGGTATGCCTAAAGCAGCAGTAGATTTAGGTGCGGCTGTAGAGGTGTTGCCACTTGAGGCGATCGCGGCTGCTTGTATCCGCGCCATCGACTTTCCCAGATCCCACCTTGATCGGTCGCGGCGTTAA
- a CDS encoding chemotaxis protein CheW, with protein sequence MDDNQSKCWRQIGVWGDRSCTELKNYTHCHNCPVYSTSGRNLLEREAPLDYITEWTQLIAGEKAKTNGHSLQKLATFSVIIFRLGGEWLALPANLFKEVNPVSYIHKLPHRSNSIFLGLVNIRGELQMCISLKAFLGIDAISIASQNSSHVVYKRMVIVEKSGKPWVFPVDEIYGIHRLSPEELRNVPANVSKSTNTYTKAMIPWQDKNVSYLDDELLFYTIERRVL encoded by the coding sequence ATGGATGATAATCAAAGCAAGTGTTGGAGACAGATCGGAGTTTGGGGTGATCGCTCTTGCACGGAACTTAAGAATTACACTCACTGCCACAACTGTCCTGTTTATTCTACTAGCGGACGTAATCTACTAGAAAGAGAAGCACCGCTCGATTATATCACCGAATGGACTCAATTAATAGCTGGAGAAAAAGCTAAAACTAATGGTCATTCTTTACAAAAACTAGCCACTTTTTCAGTAATAATTTTTCGGTTAGGAGGAGAATGGCTGGCGCTACCAGCTAACTTATTTAAGGAAGTAAACCCAGTATCTTATATTCACAAGCTGCCCCACCGCAGCAACTCTATTTTTTTAGGATTGGTTAATATCCGAGGCGAACTTCAGATGTGTATCTCCTTGAAAGCTTTTTTAGGGATCGATGCCATATCTATTGCTAGCCAAAATAGCAGTCATGTAGTCTATAAACGTATGGTAATAGTGGAAAAATCAGGAAAGCCTTGGGTGTTTCCAGTAGATGAAATTTATGGCATTCATCGCCTGTCACCTGAAGAATTAAGAAATGTTCCAGCGAATGTATCTAAATCAACAAATACATATACAAAAGCAATGATTCCTTGGCAGGATAAGAATGTCAGTTATTTAGATGATGAACTGTTGTTCTACACTATTGAGCGTCGGGTTTTGTAG
- a CDS encoding methyl-accepting chemotaxis protein, with translation MTYLTPTVNSSRSISKATLILIPFALTITLLGGISRYIWNSSQAARKAQIQQNRIQYLSGQLTYLDEALTMSAILAATSGDLRWEQRYRSFEPQLNEVFNESGKLLPNIFQAAAIKEANVANTKLVRIENQAFNLVEQGKREAAQALLSGNEYTEQKKIYSQGLQQTTLAMQNYVENLIQTQAQQSFVAVLIILCALVILVISWIFVLRILIRYTSTIKNVVAVAEQISQGNLTTKIAVSSDRDDTGKLLNAFRNMSENLNSLIRQVQQSGVQVTTSNTQIAAAGRELEATMTEQVASTNEVVATAKEIAATSAQLVHTMEEVATMSQNTAIAAGAGQKDLVQMEASMSQLAQATNSISNKLGAISEKANNINSMITTITAVAAQTNLLSLNAAIEAEKAGEYGLGFAVVAREIRRLADQTAVATLDIENMVKEMQSAVSNGVMEMDKFSQEVTQGFEDVRNIGYQIGKIIQQVQALTPRFQAVNEGMEAQSQGAGQISEAMIQLSETSMQSTESLREINRAIAQLNEAANGLRSEISRFKVKD, from the coding sequence ATGACTTATTTAACACCAACCGTTAATTCTTCTAGAAGCATCTCTAAAGCCACATTAATTCTCATTCCATTTGCTCTCACAATTACCTTACTTGGCGGTATAAGTCGGTATATTTGGAACTCATCTCAAGCTGCCAGAAAAGCTCAAATTCAACAAAATCGTATTCAATACCTGAGTGGTCAACTAACTTATCTAGATGAAGCATTAACAATGTCGGCAATACTTGCAGCAACTTCCGGCGATCTGCGTTGGGAACAACGCTATCGCAGCTTTGAACCTCAACTGAATGAGGTTTTTAATGAATCAGGTAAATTGCTGCCAAATATTTTCCAAGCTGCTGCTATTAAGGAAGCTAATGTTGCTAATACTAAACTGGTTAGAATTGAGAACCAAGCCTTTAATTTAGTAGAACAAGGGAAGCGGGAAGCAGCCCAAGCTTTATTATCTGGTAATGAGTACACAGAACAGAAGAAAATCTATTCGCAAGGGCTACAACAAACAACCCTGGCGATGCAAAATTATGTAGAAAACTTAATTCAAACCCAAGCGCAGCAATCTTTTGTGGCTGTGTTAATTATTCTTTGTGCTTTGGTCATCTTAGTTATTTCTTGGATATTTGTACTACGAATTCTAATTAGGTACACTTCGACAATCAAAAATGTAGTAGCCGTCGCAGAACAAATCTCTCAGGGTAATTTAACTACAAAAATTGCAGTTAGTAGCGATCGCGATGATACTGGAAAGCTACTAAATGCCTTCCGTAATATGAGTGAAAACCTGAATTCATTAATTCGTCAGGTACAGCAGTCTGGTGTTCAAGTTACTACGTCGAATACACAAATTGCTGCTGCGGGCAGGGAGTTAGAAGCCACAATGACAGAACAAGTAGCCTCTACCAATGAAGTTGTAGCCACAGCGAAAGAAATTGCTGCCACTTCCGCCCAATTGGTACACACTATGGAAGAAGTTGCTACTATGTCGCAAAATACAGCAATTGCTGCTGGCGCAGGTCAAAAAGATTTAGTACAGATGGAAGCAAGTATGAGCCAATTGGCACAAGCTACTAATTCTATTTCTAATAAATTAGGAGCAATTAGTGAAAAGGCAAATAACATTAATAGCATGATCACAACTATTACTGCTGTAGCTGCTCAAACTAATTTACTCTCACTCAATGCCGCAATTGAAGCGGAAAAAGCAGGAGAATATGGACTCGGTTTTGCTGTTGTAGCAAGGGAAATTAGAAGACTTGCAGATCAAACTGCTGTGGCTACTCTCGATATTGAAAATATGGTTAAAGAAATGCAATCAGCCGTTTCTAACGGTGTGATGGAAATGGATAAATTTTCTCAAGAAGTAACGCAAGGGTTTGAGGATGTCCGCAATATTGGCTATCAAATTGGCAAAATAATTCAGCAAGTACAAGCACTGACTCCAAGATTTCAGGCAGTAAATGAAGGAATGGAAGCTCAGTCTCAAGGTGCAGGACAAATTAGCGAAGCGATGATTCAGTTAAGCGAAACTTCAATGCAATCCACTGAATCCTTGCGGGAGATTAATCGCGCGATCGCACAATTAAATGAGGCAGCTAATGGGTTGAGAAGCGAAATATCTCGGTTTAAAGTAAAAGATTAA
- a CDS encoding ATP-binding protein translates to MSVILETTTNQMEQYTKNINTVLSLKAEPVKVLLIDDQQIICEAVRRILSTEENIIFDYCSDPTQAIQKAIEVSPTVILQDLVMPDVDGLLLLRFFRANPKTREIPIIMLSTKEEANVKAEAFRYGANDYLVKLPDQVELIARIRYHSNAYSNLVQRNAAEKRLEERSKELSQALENLQQTQAQLIQTEKMSSLGQMVAGVAHEINNPVNFIYGNINHASDYIDDLLSLIKLYQERYPEPDREIQQLTKEIDLEFLVDDLSKLLSSMKIGTERIRQIVLTLRNFSRLDEAEMKAVNIHEGIDSTLVILQNRLKAKPDRPAVQIVKDYGELPQVECYAGQLNQVFMNIISNAIDALQESMSKLQETGQTPTITIRTKAIENNRVSISIKDNGPGIPKEVKSKLFDPFFTTKPVGEGTGLGLSISYQIVVDKHGGVLLCDSQPGEGTEFLIEIPRLMQIAKDESKVQQKLQIVQVSAA, encoded by the coding sequence ATGAGTGTAATTTTAGAAACAACAACTAATCAAATGGAGCAGTATACTAAAAATATCAATACTGTTTTATCCTTAAAGGCAGAACCTGTGAAAGTCCTACTGATTGACGATCAGCAGATTATTTGCGAAGCAGTAAGACGGATATTATCTACTGAAGAGAATATTATTTTTGACTACTGTAGCGATCCAACTCAAGCAATCCAAAAAGCTATAGAAGTTTCTCCTACAGTTATCCTGCAAGATTTAGTTATGCCGGATGTTGATGGGTTATTATTGTTACGTTTTTTTCGCGCCAACCCGAAAACCCGCGAAATTCCGATAATTATGCTTTCAACAAAAGAAGAAGCAAATGTGAAAGCCGAAGCCTTTAGATATGGTGCAAATGATTATTTAGTAAAGCTGCCAGATCAAGTTGAACTGATTGCCCGCATTCGCTACCATTCCAACGCTTATTCTAACTTAGTGCAACGAAATGCCGCTGAAAAACGTTTAGAAGAACGTAGTAAGGAACTAAGTCAAGCATTAGAAAACCTTCAGCAAACTCAAGCCCAACTAATTCAAACAGAAAAAATGTCTAGCTTGGGTCAAATGGTAGCTGGTGTAGCCCACGAAATCAACAATCCTGTAAATTTTATCTACGGTAATATCAATCATGCCAGCGATTATATTGATGATCTACTTAGCTTAATTAAGCTCTATCAAGAACGCTACCCTGAACCAGATCGAGAAATTCAACAGCTTACAAAAGAGATTGATTTAGAGTTTTTAGTTGACGATTTGTCAAAACTCCTATCGTCAATGAAAATAGGTACAGAACGCATCCGTCAAATTGTTCTGACTTTACGCAACTTCTCCAGACTTGATGAAGCGGAGATGAAAGCTGTAAATATCCATGAAGGCATCGACAGTACTTTAGTAATATTGCAGAATCGTCTCAAAGCCAAGCCAGATCGTCCTGCTGTGCAAATTGTTAAAGACTATGGAGAGTTACCCCAGGTTGAATGTTATGCAGGACAGCTAAATCAAGTATTTATGAACATTATTAGTAATGCGATTGATGCTCTGCAAGAATCAATGAGTAAACTGCAAGAAACTGGGCAAACTCCTACTATTACTATCCGCACTAAAGCTATAGAAAATAATCGGGTATCAATCAGTATTAAGGATAATGGCCCTGGCATTCCGAAAGAAGTAAAGTCGAAATTATTCGATCCATTCTTTACCACAAAACCTGTAGGCGAGGGAACAGGGTTAGGATTGTCGATTAGCTATCAAATTGTAGTAGACAAGCATGGTGGGGTACTGCTGTGCGACTCACAACCTGGCGAAGGAACAGAGTTTTTGATTGAAATTCCTCGGTTGATGCAAATCGCTAAAGATGAATCTAAAGTGCAGCAAAAGCTGCAAATTGTTCAAGTTTCGGCAGCTTAA
- a CDS encoding CHASE3 domain-containing protein, with protein MSANMRTIKISQLAPLGFGIVIIITVITNLLSQSSTNNLVKSVGWITHTYKVKEDLAKIEKLLVDAETGQRGFIYTAEENFLEPYQNSIKSLKNILVEIRNEIKDNPEQLTRLANVEELTQQKFNELAETISLKRAKRDKEVLALVRSGKGKTIMDNLRAKLAEMYLVEDRLLAERQKAAAQAQMLSNYFSWGSLLLVAGVGLLISLVISRIIARSLGRAVGVAEKVSQGDLTASIEVTSNDEIGKLLESFRTMTRNLNSLVQQIQHSGIQVTTSTTQIAASGKQLEATVTEQVASTNQVVATAKEIAATSGQLVHTMEEVASMSETTTIAAASGQENLVRMEASMRQLAQATNSISTKLGAISEKANNINSIITTITAVADQTNLLSLNAAIEAEKAGEYGLGFAVVAREIRRLADRTAVATLDIENMVKEMQSAVSTGVMEMDKFSQEVTQGFQDSRDIGAQIGNIIQQIQALTPRFQAVNEGMEAQSQGAGQISEAMIQLSESSSQTAESLEEINRAIAQLNEAANGLRMEISRFKVRN; from the coding sequence ATGTCTGCAAATATGAGAACTATCAAAATTAGTCAGCTTGCTCCTTTAGGCTTCGGCATAGTTATTATTATCACAGTCATTACTAATTTATTATCTCAATCAAGTACAAATAATTTAGTTAAGTCCGTAGGTTGGATCACTCATACCTACAAAGTCAAAGAAGATTTAGCAAAAATAGAAAAGCTCTTAGTTGATGCTGAAACGGGGCAAAGAGGCTTTATCTATACTGCCGAAGAGAATTTTTTAGAGCCTTATCAAAACTCAATAAAGTCTCTTAAGAATATTTTGGTTGAGATCAGAAATGAAATTAAAGATAATCCAGAGCAGTTGACAAGACTTGCTAATGTCGAAGAATTAACACAACAAAAATTTAATGAATTAGCAGAAACTATTAGTCTGAAAAGAGCCAAAAGAGATAAAGAAGTATTGGCTCTAGTCCGTTCTGGTAAAGGTAAAACAATTATGGATAATCTTAGAGCTAAACTAGCAGAAATGTATCTGGTCGAAGATCGACTTTTAGCCGAAAGGCAAAAAGCTGCGGCTCAAGCTCAAATGCTTTCTAATTACTTTAGCTGGGGAAGTCTGCTATTAGTTGCAGGAGTAGGCTTATTAATTTCTTTAGTAATTTCTAGAATAATTGCTCGTTCTTTAGGGAGAGCAGTAGGAGTAGCAGAAAAAGTTTCTCAAGGAGATTTGACAGCCAGCATTGAAGTGACATCAAATGACGAAATTGGAAAGTTATTAGAATCTTTCCGCACAATGACTCGAAACTTAAATTCTCTAGTTCAACAAATCCAGCATTCTGGCATTCAAGTTACTACTTCGACTACACAAATTGCTGCTTCTGGCAAACAATTAGAAGCTACCGTGACAGAACAAGTTGCTTCTACTAATCAAGTTGTAGCTACAGCTAAGGAGATTGCTGCTACTTCAGGGCAATTAGTACACACAATGGAAGAAGTTGCCTCCATGTCAGAAACTACCACAATAGCAGCAGCTAGCGGTCAAGAAAATTTGGTACGGATGGAAGCAAGTATGCGCCAATTGGCACAAGCTACTAATTCTATTTCTACTAAATTAGGAGCAATTAGCGAAAAAGCTAACAATATTAATAGCATTATCACAACTATTACTGCTGTAGCAGATCAAACAAATTTGCTATCACTCAATGCGGCAATTGAAGCGGAAAAAGCAGGAGAATACGGGCTTGGTTTTGCCGTTGTAGCGAGGGAAATTAGAAGACTTGCAGATCGAACTGCTGTAGCTACTCTCGATATTGAAAATATGGTTAAGGAAATGCAGTCAGCCGTTTCTACTGGTGTAATGGAAATGGATAAATTTTCTCAAGAAGTAACGCAAGGGTTTCAGGATAGCCGCGATATTGGCGCTCAAATTGGCAATATTATTCAGCAAATCCAAGCACTGACTCCAAGATTTCAGGCAGTAAATGAAGGGATGGAAGCTCAGTCTCAAGGTGCAGGACAAATTAGTGAAGCGATGATTCAATTAAGCGAATCATCGTCCCAAACTGCTGAATCTTTGGAAGAAATTAATCGGGCGATCGCGCAATTAAATGAGGCAGCTAACGGATTGAGAATGGAAATATCTCGGTTTAAAGTAAGAAATTAA